From one Bacteroidota bacterium genomic stretch:
- a CDS encoding fused MFS/spermidine synthase has protein sequence MRKILLELTVFLCGAVVMIFEILGSRVLGPYLGTSMFVWTSLIGIILGSLSLGYWLGGMLSDRKPYFGALGLVILGAAIAISLTSWIGEGFLSSLSGILPGIRLPAVIASIVLFSPASIFLGMVTPYAVRLKIRNLQSSGRTVGNLYAISTVGSIAGTFLAGFFLIPAFGTTKILFALSILLVLISGMILFTGLTRKKVLFWLLIPASFPFLICLSGRSGKDVLADVDTKYNRVRILDIPDPFSGKPSRIMMINDELSSAMFMDSDSLVFPYTRYYKLAEHFVPDFRHSLMLGGAGYSFPKYYIDHYTDASIDVVEIDPGVTRLAYEYFRLKDNSRLNIFHEDGRTFLNRSKQKYDAILGDAYKSMYSIPWQLTTLQSVQRQYDLLNDDGAIILNVISSLRGPGSLFLQAELKTYQQVFPQVYLFKAIEGYQEDQMQSIILIALKSKLQPTFRSDNAELDAYLKTLVSLQIEDGIPVLTDEYAPVDYFALQSLE, from the coding sequence ATGCGTAAAATATTACTTGAACTGACAGTATTTCTTTGCGGAGCCGTAGTCATGATCTTTGAGATCCTGGGCTCAAGGGTGCTGGGACCCTATTTGGGCACATCGATGTTTGTGTGGACCAGCCTAATCGGTATCATACTAGGTAGTCTGAGCCTCGGGTACTGGTTGGGAGGCATGCTTTCCGACCGTAAGCCGTATTTTGGGGCATTGGGTCTTGTCATTCTGGGTGCAGCCATTGCAATTTCTTTGACTTCCTGGATCGGGGAAGGCTTTCTCTCTTCGCTCTCCGGTATTTTGCCGGGAATCAGGCTTCCTGCCGTCATTGCCTCGATAGTACTATTTTCACCGGCAAGTATTTTCCTGGGAATGGTTACCCCTTATGCTGTCAGGTTGAAAATCCGCAATCTGCAGTCGAGTGGACGTACAGTAGGAAACCTCTATGCTATTTCCACTGTGGGATCCATTGCCGGGACTTTTTTGGCAGGATTCTTTCTTATACCGGCTTTTGGAACAACAAAAATCCTTTTTGCACTTTCAATTCTGCTGGTATTAATATCAGGAATGATTCTCTTCACCGGCTTAACCAGGAAAAAAGTTTTATTCTGGTTGCTTATTCCGGCTTCTTTTCCGTTTCTGATCTGTTTATCAGGAAGAAGCGGTAAAGATGTTCTCGCTGATGTTGACACAAAATACAACAGGGTCCGCATCCTGGATATACCGGATCCATTCAGTGGTAAGCCTTCCCGCATTATGATGATCAACGATGAACTCAGCAGCGCTATGTTCATGGATTCTGATTCACTTGTTTTTCCTTACACCCGATATTATAAGCTGGCTGAACATTTTGTGCCGGATTTCCGGCACAGCCTGATGCTTGGAGGCGCCGGATATTCATTTCCAAAGTATTATATTGACCATTATACAGATGCAAGCATCGACGTCGTTGAAATTGACCCTGGAGTCACCAGGCTGGCTTATGAATATTTTCGTTTAAAAGATAATTCCCGGTTAAATATTTTTCATGAAGATGGCCGCACATTTCTGAACCGCTCAAAGCAAAAATATGATGCTATCCTGGGGGATGCATATAAATCAATGTATTCCATTCCCTGGCAATTAACCACGCTGCAATCTGTGCAAAGACAATACGACCTGTTGAACGATGATGGAGCAATTATCCTGAATGTCATTTCTTCCCTCAGAGGCCCAGGAAGCCTTTTTCTGCAAGCAGAATTAAAAACGTACCAACAAGTGTTTCCGCAGGTATATCTTTTCAAGGCCATTGAAGGATATCAGGAAGATCAGATGCAGAGCATCATCCTGATAGCACTAAAAAGTAAGCTTCAACCAACTTTCCGCAGCGATAATGCGGAACTTGACGCATATCTTAAAACACTTGTCAGCCTGCAAATAGAAGATGGCATACCGGTTCTCACGGACGAATACGCGCCGGTGGATTACTTTGCCTTGCAATCATTGGAATAA
- a CDS encoding 30S ribosomal protein S16 yields MATKIRLQRRGKKGRPYYHIVIADGRAPRDGRFVEKIGVYNPVANPAEVDLNFERAIYWLQSGAQPTDTVRSIFSFKGVLYKNHLLNGVKKGALTEEQAEARFQSWLNEKEDKYRNKAKEILLTGKEDKKKQLEAERKVKEAREKELAKKRAAELGKVAEAEASEASPETEATPEPEAIAEPEAAPEAAPEPEAVAEPETAPEAAPEPEAVAEPETAPEAAPEPEAVAEPETAPEAESTAEPPVAEEPAPENTEEEKKEE; encoded by the coding sequence CGTTATTGCGGATGGTCGTGCACCACGTGACGGAAGGTTCGTTGAGAAGATCGGGGTTTATAACCCGGTTGCCAATCCTGCAGAGGTTGACCTCAATTTCGAAAGGGCAATCTACTGGTTACAAAGCGGAGCACAGCCAACCGACACGGTACGATCCATCTTTTCCTTTAAAGGTGTATTGTACAAAAACCACCTGCTTAACGGAGTTAAAAAAGGTGCTTTAACCGAGGAACAGGCAGAAGCCAGATTCCAGTCGTGGTTAAACGAAAAAGAGGATAAATACAGGAACAAAGCCAAGGAAATCCTTTTGACCGGAAAGGAAGACAAGAAAAAGCAACTCGAAGCCGAACGCAAGGTTAAGGAAGCCAGAGAAAAAGAACTTGCCAAGAAACGCGCTGCCGAACTTGGTAAAGTTGCTGAAGCTGAGGCATCAGAAGCAAGCCCGGAAACCGAAGCTACCCCTGAACCGGAAGCAATAGCCGAACCGGAGGCTGCACCGGAAGCTGCCCCTGAACCGGAAGCAGTAGCCGAACCCGAAACTGCACCGGAAGCTGCCCCTGAACCGGAAGCAGTAGCCGAACCCGAAACTGCACCGGAAGCTGCACCTGAACCGGAAGCAGTAGCCGAACCCGAAACTGCACCGGAAGCAGAATCCACAGCCGAACCTCCTGTTGCTGAAGAACCTGCTCCTGAAAACACAGAAGAAGAAAAAAAGGAAGAATAG
- the rimM gene encoding ribosome maturation factor RimM (Essential for efficient processing of 16S rRNA) has translation MNKEEAFLAGKIVKSPGIKGELMIALNLPWESLAEKADFLWIDLNNRLIPFYVVEISGEGKNVWVSLEDICNPETAKPLIKRDVYLSIDKIPKQFRKSINPGIIEGYKVSDITYGEIGVVKEVIAGTVQDIILISGKTHEIMIPVAEDIILGMDNNKKTITINAPEGLIDLNKP, from the coding sequence ATGAACAAGGAAGAAGCTTTTCTGGCAGGGAAAATAGTCAAATCACCCGGGATCAAGGGGGAACTGATGATTGCGCTCAATCTGCCCTGGGAATCATTGGCAGAAAAGGCCGACTTCCTTTGGATTGATCTCAATAACAGGCTTATTCCGTTTTATGTTGTGGAAATATCAGGGGAAGGTAAAAATGTCTGGGTAAGCCTGGAAGACATCTGCAATCCTGAAACGGCTAAACCTCTTATCAAAAGGGACGTTTATCTATCCATCGATAAAATCCCAAAACAATTCCGGAAAAGTATTAACCCAGGAATAATAGAGGGTTACAAGGTAAGTGACATTACATACGGTGAAATCGGCGTAGTAAAGGAGGTGATCGCCGGTACTGTCCAGGATATCATTCTGATCTCCGGGAAAACTCATGAGATCATGATACCGGTTGCGGAGGATATCATCCTGGGTATGGACAATAATAAAAAGACTATAACCATCAATGCTCCGGAAGGATTGATCGACCTTAATAAACCATGA
- a CDS encoding methyltransferase has product MSKPFHFKYFYLYDDQSTMKIGTDAVLLGAWTETGGVSRILDAGTGCGIIALMLAQRSQSQILAIDIDSASVEQSSRNFRISPWKERLEARQISIQELALHDRSCFGLIVSNPPYFSKSLKPGNQQRKLARHDDMLTPEELIISVDRLLLPAGRFNVVLPSTAEASFLSLARIHNLWLENKLTFIPIQGKRPNRILLSFSRSHSDSIKNEILTMRNADGTHTDEFVEFTKDYYLFDPEMIRERLNTNQNA; this is encoded by the coding sequence ATGAGCAAACCTTTCCATTTCAAATATTTCTATTTATACGACGACCAAAGTACCATGAAAATTGGCACGGATGCGGTTTTGCTGGGGGCATGGACAGAAACCGGAGGAGTATCCCGCATCCTTGATGCAGGTACAGGATGTGGGATCATTGCTTTGATGCTTGCTCAGCGATCTCAATCCCAAATACTTGCCATAGATATTGACAGTGCTTCCGTGGAACAGTCATCCCGAAACTTCCGGATTTCTCCATGGAAAGAGCGATTAGAGGCCAGACAGATCTCCATCCAGGAACTGGCTTTGCATGACAGATCATGCTTCGGACTTATTGTCAGCAACCCTCCCTATTTCAGTAAATCGCTTAAACCCGGCAATCAGCAAAGAAAACTGGCCAGACACGATGATATGCTGACTCCGGAAGAACTGATTATTTCCGTTGATCGCTTATTGTTACCTGCAGGTCGTTTCAATGTGGTTCTACCATCAACGGCAGAAGCCTCATTCCTTTCACTTGCCCGGATTCACAATCTTTGGCTTGAAAACAAATTGACCTTCATTCCAATTCAGGGAAAAAGACCCAACCGGATATTGTTGTCGTTTTCGCGTTCACATTCAGACAGTATCAAAAATGAAATCCTAACCATGAGAAATGCCGATGGGACTCATACGGATGAGTTCGTGGAGTTTACCAAAGATTACTATCTGTTTGATCCGGAAATGATACGGGAGAGACTAAACACAAATCAAAATGCGTAA
- a CDS encoding gamma-glutamyl-gamma-aminobutyrate hydrolase family protein (Members of this family of hydrolases with an active site Cys residue belong to MEROPS family C26.), whose translation MKTRITLIFTLSLLLIVWGSCTRHETETPPVYIAVSKASEPGDFGNYGKWIKKADSTVVLIDVYYIPADSAMKVLETCSGLLLTGGGDVHPSRYGSTSDTSIFEDISLKRDALELELIRRALQLGLPVLGICRGLQIINVSQGGTLYADLPTETDTMVKHRCDDYLNCRHEVIIQEESLLHKTSSVATGIVNSNHHQGIRELAPGLQAIARANDSLTEAIQWKNPEQKPFLLAVQWHPERMDISSPLSLPIAMYFLREAKYYSVKDKE comes from the coding sequence ATGAAAACACGTATTACCCTGATTTTCACATTATCACTGCTTCTTATCGTTTGGGGTTCCTGTACACGGCATGAGACTGAAACGCCACCGGTTTACATTGCCGTTTCAAAGGCATCCGAACCCGGAGATTTTGGTAATTACGGGAAATGGATCAAAAAAGCCGACAGCACAGTAGTTCTGATCGATGTATATTACATTCCTGCCGATTCCGCCATGAAGGTGCTGGAAACATGCTCCGGACTGCTTCTCACCGGAGGAGGGGATGTACATCCGTCGCGTTATGGCAGCACTTCCGATACAAGCATTTTCGAAGACATAAGTCTCAAAAGGGACGCACTGGAATTAGAACTGATTCGCAGGGCATTACAGTTGGGCTTGCCTGTTCTGGGCATTTGCCGCGGACTACAAATAATCAATGTATCCCAGGGAGGCACCCTGTACGCCGACCTGCCCACTGAAACCGACACAATGGTCAAACACCGTTGTGATGATTATCTGAATTGCCGGCATGAGGTAATTATCCAGGAAGAGAGCCTGCTACACAAGACAAGTTCTGTTGCAACAGGAATAGTCAACAGCAACCATCATCAGGGCATCAGGGAACTTGCACCAGGCTTGCAGGCAATTGCCCGGGCAAACGACAGCCTGACCGAGGCTATCCAATGGAAAAACCCAGAACAAAAACCCTTCCTGCTGGCTGTCCAGTGGCACCCGGAAAGAATGGATATTAGCAGCCCGCTTTCTCTTCCCATAGCTATGTACTTTTTAAGAGAGGCAAAATACTATAGCGTTAAGGATAAAGAATAA